In Phaeobacter piscinae, one genomic interval encodes:
- a CDS encoding branched-chain amino acid ABC transporter permease, which yields MSRENLLNAAVILLLLAIPLWAHMAEEPFLITLATKVSILALAGVGLNIALGIGGLVSLGHAAFFGIGGYAMGILAAHAQNYEPLAEWPMLIEGTNQMPVIWLVAVVASALAALVIGALSLRTSGVYFIMITLAFGQMLYYFAISWSAYGGEDGLSIWVRNEFPGLNTLVPLQFFLICYAILCAALWFAARLARAPFGLALSAARQCEARVETVGITPYQLRLTAFVISGAITGLAGALFADLNRFVSPTMLSWHTSGEIMIFVIIGGVGRLFGPVIGAALFILLEHLLGGISDYWQIYLGGLLLIIVLYARGGVIGAISGREVAHD from the coding sequence ATGAGCCGTGAAAACCTGTTGAACGCTGCGGTGATCCTGCTGCTGCTCGCGATACCGCTGTGGGCGCATATGGCAGAAGAGCCGTTTCTGATCACCCTCGCCACAAAGGTCTCAATCCTTGCGCTGGCTGGGGTTGGTCTCAATATTGCGCTGGGGATTGGTGGGCTTGTGAGCCTTGGCCATGCTGCATTTTTCGGGATCGGCGGTTATGCGATGGGAATCCTGGCGGCCCACGCGCAGAATTACGAACCGCTGGCCGAATGGCCGATGCTGATCGAAGGCACCAACCAAATGCCGGTGATCTGGCTGGTGGCGGTTGTCGCCAGCGCGCTTGCGGCACTGGTGATTGGCGCGCTGTCGCTGCGCACCTCTGGCGTCTATTTCATCATGATCACCTTGGCCTTTGGTCAGATGCTCTACTACTTTGCCATCAGTTGGTCAGCCTATGGCGGTGAGGACGGGCTATCGATCTGGGTGCGCAATGAGTTTCCGGGTCTGAACACATTGGTACCTTTGCAGTTTTTCCTGATCTGTTATGCCATCCTTTGTGCGGCGCTCTGGTTTGCCGCCCGGCTGGCGCGCGCGCCCTTTGGTCTGGCGCTTTCTGCTGCGCGTCAATGCGAGGCGCGGGTGGAGACGGTTGGCATCACCCCTTACCAGCTGCGTCTGACGGCCTTTGTTATCTCTGGCGCGATCACCGGCTTGGCCGGGGCGCTGTTTGCCGATCTGAACCGTTTTGTCAGCCCCACCATGCTCAGCTGGCATACCAGTGGTGAGATTATGATCTTTGTCATCATCGGTGGCGTGGGTCGGCTGTTTGGCCCGGTCATCGGCGCTGCGCTGTTCATCCTGCTGGAGCATCTTCTGGGTGGGATCAGCGATTACTGGCAGATCTACCTGGGCGGGCTGCTGCTGATCATCGTGCTTTACGCCCGTGGTGGCGTGATCGGTGCGATCAGCGGACGGGAGGTGGCCCATGACTGA
- a CDS encoding branched-chain amino acid ABC transporter permease: protein MSLILILEQILNGLQFGVMLFLMAAGLTLVFGVMGLINLAHGALYMVGAFAAAVVAAWTGSFVLALIASLAAAAAAGALVELLVIRKLYDRDHLDQVLATFALILIFSEGTRWVFGSFPLFLDVPGYLSGPISLPGGIEYPLYRLTIIAIGLVVAAGLFWLIARTRIGIQIRAGESDREMIAALGVDISKLYTLVFALGAALAGLAGALVGAIQSVQVGMGEPVLILAFVVIVIGGIGSIKGAMVGALLVGLTDTLGGVFLPQLFALFMEPASATSVGASLASMLIYILMALILLVRPSGLYGGQH from the coding sequence ATGTCCCTCATACTTATACTGGAGCAGATCCTGAACGGATTGCAGTTCGGGGTGATGCTCTTTCTCATGGCGGCCGGCCTGACCTTGGTCTTTGGTGTCATGGGGCTGATCAATCTGGCGCATGGTGCGCTTTATATGGTTGGTGCCTTTGCCGCCGCGGTTGTTGCGGCTTGGACCGGCTCATTTGTTCTGGCCCTGATCGCCAGCCTGGCCGCCGCCGCAGCGGCTGGCGCGCTGGTCGAACTTCTGGTGATCCGGAAACTCTATGACCGGGATCATCTGGATCAGGTGCTGGCCACGTTTGCGCTGATCCTGATCTTCTCCGAGGGCACGCGCTGGGTCTTTGGATCTTTCCCGCTGTTTCTGGATGTGCCGGGTTATCTGTCGGGTCCGATCAGCCTGCCGGGGGGCATTGAATACCCGCTTTATCGTCTGACCATCATTGCCATTGGTCTCGTGGTCGCAGCCGGGTTGTTCTGGCTGATCGCGCGCACCCGTATCGGGATCCAGATCCGCGCCGGCGAAAGTGACCGGGAGATGATTGCGGCACTTGGTGTCGATATTTCAAAGCTTTACACGCTGGTCTTCGCCCTTGGCGCAGCGCTGGCCGGGCTGGCCGGTGCCTTGGTCGGAGCCATTCAATCGGTGCAGGTCGGCATGGGTGAGCCGGTGCTGATCCTGGCCTTCGTGGTGATTGTCATCGGCGGCATCGGTTCGATCAAGGGAGCGATGGTCGGTGCATTGTTGGTGGGGCTGACGGATACATTGGGCGGCGTTTTCCTGCCGCAGCTGTTTGCGCTGTTCATGGAGCCTGCCAGTGCGACATCCGTCGGGGCATCGCTGGCGTCGATGCTGATTTACATCCTGATGGCGCTCATCCTGTTGGTGCGCCCGTCCGGTCTCTATGGGGGGCAGCACTGA
- a CDS encoding ABC transporter substrate-binding protein — translation MTTLKTMALATAVSTLALAASAETKIGMITTLSGGGAGLGVDVRDGFMLAMEQAGRDDIEVVIEDDQRKPESAVQIADQMIQSEKVDIMTGIIWSNLAMAVVPAATAQGVFYLSPNAGPSALAGKRCHENYFNVAWQNDNLHEAAGAFANNASLKNSYILAPNYPAGKDALTGYKRMYQGDLAGEAYTKLGQTDYAAEIAQIRASGADSVYFFLPGGMGISFLKQYADSGVDLPVVGPAFSFDQGILQAVGGAALGIKNTSQWNKDLDNPANTAFVTAFEQKYERLPSLYASQGYDTANLILSALDKASVDDKEAFRAALKAAEFNSVRGDFKFGDNHHPVQNIYVREVIQEGDVFTNKIIATGLENHADAYAAECKM, via the coding sequence ATGACGACACTGAAGACCATGGCGCTGGCAACAGCCGTATCAACGCTGGCCTTGGCCGCGAGCGCTGAGACCAAGATCGGTATGATCACAACACTCTCCGGCGGCGGTGCGGGCCTTGGCGTCGATGTGCGCGACGGTTTCATGCTGGCGATGGAGCAGGCAGGCCGCGACGATATCGAAGTGGTGATCGAAGACGATCAGCGCAAACCCGAAAGCGCCGTACAGATCGCTGATCAGATGATCCAATCGGAGAAGGTCGATATCATGACCGGCATCATCTGGTCGAACCTCGCTATGGCGGTGGTTCCGGCGGCCACGGCGCAAGGCGTATTCTACCTGTCGCCCAATGCCGGTCCGTCAGCACTGGCCGGAAAGCGTTGCCATGAAAACTACTTCAACGTGGCCTGGCAGAACGACAATCTGCATGAGGCGGCGGGTGCCTTTGCCAATAATGCGAGCCTGAAGAACAGCTATATCCTCGCCCCGAATTACCCGGCTGGGAAAGATGCATTGACCGGCTACAAGCGGATGTATCAGGGCGATCTGGCCGGTGAGGCATACACCAAATTGGGTCAGACCGATTACGCGGCCGAAATTGCGCAGATCCGCGCTTCCGGTGCCGACAGCGTCTATTTCTTCCTGCCGGGTGGCATGGGCATTTCCTTCCTCAAGCAATATGCAGACAGCGGTGTTGATTTGCCGGTTGTTGGCCCGGCCTTCAGTTTTGATCAGGGCATTCTGCAGGCGGTCGGTGGTGCTGCATTGGGGATCAAGAACACCTCGCAGTGGAACAAGGATCTCGACAATCCGGCCAACACGGCCTTTGTCACCGCCTTTGAGCAGAAATATGAACGCCTCCCTTCGCTCTATGCAAGCCAGGGCTACGACACTGCGAACCTGATCCTCAGCGCATTGGACAAGGCAAGTGTTGATGACAAGGAGGCCTTCCGCGCGGCGCTGAAGGCTGCGGAGTTCAACTCCGTTCGGGGTGATTTCAAATTCGGCGACAACCACCACCCGGTCCAGAACATCTACGTCCGCGAAGTCATTCAGGAAGGGGATGTTTTCACCAACAAGATCATCGCAACCGGTTTGGAAAATCACGCTGACGCCTATGCGGCAGAGTGCAAGATGTAA
- a CDS encoding chemotaxis protein CheB, which produces MTTRTTKDLTIIGIGSSAGGLEAIRELVATLPVDVPAAYVVVQHMSPHHKSLMTELVARQTQLKVGTIENGTVPEANVVYITPPKSDVIFSNGRLHLLQDPNAEPGTPRPSVDRFLVSLAEQNGDNSMAIILSGTGSDGAYGVQAIREAGGITIAQDAESAKYDGMPVAAVQTGCVDLVLRPQDIGANLQKILSSPRDFTSFRNENSLRDSPVSDLLQILLARTRVDFRDYKQTTISRRIERRMIALGIETQEEYTQFCRNNPHAVDALFKDLLISVTRFFRDREEFELLKGLLPQLIKERGPGPLRIWVAGCATGEEAYSIAMVVSEALGNPTNQLKSRVQIFATDIDKDALKTARKGVYSLAALNDIPSELADKYLIRQTDGVRVVDNLRNAVLFSDHNVCQDPPFQKVDLICCRNLLIYFGNPLQQKVMSRFHYAMSPHALLFLGTAESVAGSDELFVQDRSTSHVYRKRSLRAHQAQQPYNMPSVPMMAQRPTIKPPPQQGPSTDRQLFEALAQSLGKNSLLVTEDFSIARVYGSVSQFIEVNETSSLRMHLDLLRSPLREEARSLITIALKNGAHKGGVRHLLAENDDEEIRLDVYPIIAKDISERAALVVFTPVTVDRSRMNAAPIVGDEGDATFERIRNLENEVATTREALQQTIEELETSNEELQSLNEELQSTNEELQATNEELETSSEELQSTNEELITVNEELQVTASELSGRTGELISVLESTPLAIVVADSALQITQATLAATRMFNIRRPISSPHISQCALPEGFPILAPICSEALRLGQTVTEEFTSKGTRIHLICSPYFDVNGQILGVTMVASEFPGMAHEMEMILDNSKLLLMNRTRSGEILRISSAYAELLGPSRDKALSKNVFNLASDAGVDEQMLKNDAKVLDTQNGFDHELLQVNLPHEESTRWISMDRHRFPHHITEEPTIFTIGTDVTETVEARKHAEALLMQAEMVQDMVGIGFWSIDSDGQTPFWWPKVYEIHGVDPESYNPEIDSAIAFFHPDDREDVQRIVSEAIEAGTGFNFIKRLIRADGSEIHVESQGVAVRDENGEVTRLVGIFREAQQAVG; this is translated from the coding sequence ATGACAACGCGAACTACAAAAGACCTGACGATTATCGGTATCGGGTCGTCGGCAGGCGGGCTAGAAGCCATCCGCGAACTGGTTGCCACTCTCCCGGTGGATGTGCCTGCGGCCTACGTTGTCGTACAGCACATGTCGCCACACCACAAAAGCCTGATGACAGAACTGGTGGCGCGTCAGACCCAGCTGAAGGTCGGAACCATAGAGAATGGCACCGTGCCTGAGGCCAATGTTGTCTATATTACGCCCCCCAAAAGCGATGTAATCTTCTCAAACGGTCGTCTCCATCTGTTGCAGGATCCAAATGCCGAACCTGGAACGCCACGCCCCTCGGTGGACCGCTTCCTTGTCAGTCTGGCGGAGCAAAATGGCGATAATTCGATGGCGATCATTCTCTCTGGGACGGGCAGTGATGGCGCCTATGGCGTACAAGCCATTCGCGAGGCCGGCGGCATCACCATTGCTCAGGATGCCGAGAGCGCAAAATACGACGGCATGCCTGTAGCCGCAGTTCAGACTGGTTGCGTAGATTTGGTCCTACGGCCCCAGGATATTGGTGCAAACCTGCAAAAAATCCTGTCCTCACCGCGTGATTTTACCTCCTTTCGTAACGAGAACAGCCTGCGAGATTCGCCGGTATCGGACCTGCTTCAAATCCTGTTGGCGCGCACGCGTGTGGATTTCCGCGACTACAAGCAGACAACCATCAGCCGCCGGATTGAACGGCGTATGATAGCCCTTGGGATTGAAACTCAAGAGGAATACACGCAGTTCTGCCGTAACAATCCCCATGCGGTTGATGCTCTGTTCAAAGACCTGCTGATCTCAGTCACGCGGTTTTTCCGTGATCGCGAAGAATTCGAACTGCTGAAGGGGCTGCTGCCTCAGCTTATCAAGGAGCGTGGTCCCGGACCGCTGCGAATATGGGTCGCGGGCTGCGCCACTGGTGAGGAAGCCTATTCGATCGCGATGGTGGTCTCAGAGGCGCTTGGCAATCCGACCAATCAGCTCAAATCGCGGGTACAGATTTTTGCGACTGATATCGATAAGGATGCGTTGAAAACGGCGCGCAAAGGGGTCTACAGCCTTGCGGCGCTGAACGATATTCCCTCTGAGCTTGCGGATAAGTACTTGATCCGTCAGACCGACGGTGTGCGGGTGGTCGACAATCTACGCAATGCAGTTCTGTTCTCCGACCACAATGTTTGCCAGGATCCCCCTTTCCAGAAAGTAGATCTGATCTGTTGCCGTAACCTGCTAATCTATTTTGGCAATCCGCTTCAGCAGAAAGTCATGTCTCGGTTCCACTATGCGATGTCACCGCATGCGCTGCTATTCCTCGGCACTGCGGAAAGTGTTGCGGGGTCGGATGAACTGTTCGTGCAGGACCGCTCCACGTCGCATGTCTATCGCAAGCGGTCCCTGCGCGCCCATCAGGCACAGCAACCCTACAATATGCCCTCGGTTCCGATGATGGCGCAGCGGCCGACAATCAAGCCACCGCCACAGCAAGGTCCATCCACCGATCGTCAGCTTTTCGAAGCGCTGGCACAGTCTCTCGGCAAGAACTCGCTTTTGGTCACCGAGGATTTCTCTATTGCGCGAGTCTATGGGTCCGTTAGCCAGTTTATCGAAGTAAATGAGACCAGTTCGCTGCGGATGCATCTTGACCTGTTGCGCAGTCCTCTGCGCGAAGAGGCCCGCAGCCTGATTACCATCGCGTTGAAGAACGGCGCCCATAAGGGGGGCGTCCGTCATCTTCTGGCTGAAAATGACGATGAAGAAATACGTTTAGATGTCTATCCGATTATTGCCAAAGATATCAGCGAGCGCGCCGCACTGGTGGTATTCACCCCGGTAACCGTTGACCGGTCCAGGATGAACGCGGCGCCAATTGTCGGCGATGAGGGCGACGCGACCTTCGAACGGATTCGCAATCTGGAAAATGAGGTTGCAACAACCCGAGAAGCGCTGCAGCAGACCATCGAAGAACTGGAAACCTCAAACGAAGAGTTGCAGTCACTCAATGAGGAGCTCCAATCCACCAACGAAGAGCTACAAGCCACCAATGAAGAGCTCGAAACCTCAAGCGAAGAACTGCAATCCACCAATGAAGAGTTGATCACCGTCAACGAGGAGCTGCAGGTCACGGCATCCGAGCTGAGTGGTCGTACAGGCGAGCTGATTTCCGTTCTTGAGAGCACCCCATTGGCGATTGTCGTGGCGGACAGCGCCTTGCAGATCACGCAGGCAACTCTGGCAGCGACGCGGATGTTCAACATTCGCCGTCCGATCTCCAGCCCTCACATCAGCCAATGCGCTCTGCCCGAAGGTTTCCCGATACTGGCACCCATCTGCAGCGAAGCGTTGCGTCTTGGCCAAACTGTAACTGAGGAATTCACTTCTAAAGGGACGCGCATCCACCTGATCTGCTCGCCCTATTTCGACGTCAACGGGCAGATCCTTGGGGTGACCATGGTGGCGTCAGAATTCCCCGGCATGGCGCACGAGATGGAGATGATCCTCGACAATTCCAAGCTGTTGCTGATGAACCGAACCCGTAGCGGAGAGATCCTGCGGATCAGTTCGGCCTACGCAGAACTTCTCGGTCCAAGCCGCGACAAAGCGCTGTCGAAAAATGTCTTCAACCTGGCCTCTGATGCCGGCGTTGATGAGCAGATGCTCAAGAATGATGCAAAGGTTCTCGACACTCAAAACGGTTTTGATCATGAACTGCTGCAAGTGAACCTTCCTCATGAAGAGAGCACCCGCTGGATCAGCATGGATCGCCACCGCTTCCCTCATCATATCACTGAAGAACCGACCATCTTCACCATTGGCACTGATGTGACCGAAACTGTGGAGGCGCGTAAACACGCTGAGGCGCTGCTGATGCAGGCTGAAATGGTGCAAGACATGGTTGGGATTGGCTTCTGGTCCATTGACTCCGATGGTCAGACCCCCTTTTGGTGGCCCAAAGTCTACGAGATTCATGGTGTAGATCCCGAAAGCTATAATCCGGAAATCGACAGCGCAATTGCGTTCTTCCACCCTGACGATCGCGAGGACGTTCAACGCATCGTCTCCGAGGCCATCGAAGCCGGCACTGGCTTTAACTTCATCAAACGTTTGATCCGCGCCGATGGCTCGGAGATTCATGTGGAAAGCCAGGGCGTGGCAGTGCGCGACGAAAACGGCGAGGTGACACGGTTGGTCGGTATCTTCCGCGAGGCGCAACAGGCTGTCGGCTGA
- a CDS encoding transketolase-like TK C-terminal-containing protein, with product MPTSLTMTPTSAAPTPSSEMLKTIEQRLLWLSHWMIHNANHLRAKEDGIKIGGHQASSASMVSIMTALYFSALRPEDRVAVKPHASPIFHAIQYLMGNQTREKMENFRGFGGVQSYPSRTKDIDDVDFSTGSVGLGVAITSFASMVQDYITAKSWGADAPQGRMVALVGDAELDEGNVYECLQEGWKNDLRNTWWIIDYNRQSLDGIVREGLFQRIEKIFDAFGWDVVKVKYGALQRAAFEEPGGDKLRQWIDDCPNQTYSALTFMGGAVWRQHLMEDLGDQGDVTALIERRSDAELAALMENLGGNCVTTMAETFAAIDHDRPVCFLAYTVKGWGTPIAGHKDNHGGLMNKTQMAEWQRYMGVAEGEEWEPFATVKDAAALQGFLDQAPFFAKGARRYQDARLPVPTVEVKTDREMSTQMGFGKILDDLSKGDSDLATRIVTMSPDVTGTTNLGPWVNRRKLFARTAQADAFIEHKIPSTAKWEFTPDGQHIELGIAEMNLFLLLGAAGLSQSLFGKRLIPIGTVYDPFVARGLDALNYACYQDARFMIVGTPSGVTLAPEGGAHQSIGSPLIGMSQDGLAAFEPAFVDELAVIMEWAFDYLQRDGEGDPDERTWLRDETGGSVYLRLTTNPIEQPGKRGDDDFRQGAIDGAYWLKKPGPNCDVVIAYQGAVAPEAIKAAAAIGEGRRDVGVLAVTSADRLNAGWTAAQRARARGLPQAQSHIETLLAQLPNHCKLITVIDGHPATLSWLGSVQGHQSIPLGVEHFGQTGTIGDLYRHFGIDAQAITAAADGLTAGKRLKVV from the coding sequence ATGCCAACGAGTTTGACCATGACCCCGACATCCGCCGCGCCGACACCCTCTTCTGAAATGCTCAAGACGATTGAGCAGCGGCTGCTATGGCTGTCACATTGGATGATCCACAACGCCAACCACCTGCGCGCCAAGGAAGATGGCATCAAAATCGGTGGCCATCAGGCCAGCTCCGCCTCCATGGTGTCGATCATGACCGCGCTTTATTTCAGCGCACTGCGGCCTGAGGATCGGGTGGCGGTGAAACCCCATGCCTCGCCGATCTTTCATGCGATCCAGTATCTTATGGGCAACCAGACCCGCGAGAAGATGGAGAATTTCCGCGGCTTTGGCGGCGTGCAAAGCTATCCCAGCCGGACCAAGGATATTGATGACGTGGATTTCTCCACCGGATCTGTGGGTCTGGGCGTGGCGATCACCTCCTTTGCGTCCATGGTTCAGGACTATATCACCGCGAAATCCTGGGGTGCGGACGCGCCGCAGGGGCGCATGGTGGCGCTGGTCGGCGACGCTGAGCTGGATGAGGGCAATGTCTATGAATGCCTTCAGGAAGGCTGGAAAAACGATCTGCGCAACACCTGGTGGATCATTGATTACAACCGCCAGTCCCTTGACGGGATCGTGCGCGAAGGATTGTTCCAGCGGATCGAGAAGATCTTTGACGCCTTTGGCTGGGATGTGGTGAAGGTAAAATATGGCGCCCTGCAGCGCGCCGCATTTGAGGAGCCGGGCGGCGACAAGCTGCGTCAGTGGATTGATGATTGCCCGAACCAGACATATTCGGCGCTGACCTTCATGGGCGGAGCGGTCTGGCGCCAGCATCTGATGGAGGATCTGGGCGATCAGGGGGATGTGACTGCACTGATCGAGCGACGTTCGGATGCGGAGCTGGCGGCGCTGATGGAAAACCTCGGCGGCAATTGCGTAACCACTATGGCCGAAACCTTTGCCGCCATCGACCATGACCGCCCGGTTTGTTTCCTGGCCTATACGGTGAAGGGGTGGGGCACGCCCATCGCGGGCCACAAGGACAACCACGGCGGCCTGATGAACAAGACCCAGATGGCGGAATGGCAGCGCTATATGGGCGTCGCTGAGGGCGAGGAATGGGAGCCGTTTGCAACGGTCAAAGATGCGGCTGCGCTGCAAGGGTTTCTGGATCAGGCCCCGTTTTTTGCCAAGGGCGCGCGGCGTTATCAGGACGCGCGCTTGCCTGTGCCGACGGTGGAGGTGAAGACCGACCGCGAAATGTCGACACAGATGGGATTTGGCAAGATCCTTGATGACCTCTCCAAAGGCGACAGCGATCTGGCAACGAGGATTGTCACCATGTCTCCGGACGTGACCGGCACCACCAACCTTGGTCCTTGGGTGAACCGGCGCAAGCTGTTTGCCCGCACGGCCCAGGCGGATGCGTTCATCGAGCATAAGATCCCGTCGACCGCCAAATGGGAGTTTACACCGGACGGCCAGCATATCGAGTTGGGCATTGCGGAGATGAACTTGTTCTTGCTGCTGGGGGCTGCCGGCCTGTCTCAATCGCTGTTTGGCAAGCGGTTGATCCCGATTGGCACCGTCTATGATCCCTTCGTCGCGCGTGGCCTCGATGCGCTGAACTATGCCTGCTACCAGGATGCCCGTTTCATGATCGTAGGCACGCCATCTGGGGTGACATTGGCCCCGGAAGGGGGCGCGCATCAATCCATCGGCTCGCCACTGATCGGGATGAGCCAGGACGGGCTGGCTGCGTTTGAACCTGCCTTCGTGGATGAGCTGGCGGTGATTATGGAATGGGCGTTCGATTATCTCCAGCGCGACGGCGAAGGTGACCCGGATGAGCGCACATGGCTGCGTGATGAGACCGGCGGCTCGGTCTATTTGCGACTGACCACCAACCCGATTGAACAGCCCGGCAAACGTGGTGACGATGATTTCCGGCAGGGGGCCATTGATGGTGCTTACTGGCTGAAAAAGCCGGGGCCGAACTGTGATGTGGTGATTGCCTATCAGGGGGCTGTCGCGCCCGAAGCCATCAAAGCCGCTGCCGCCATTGGCGAGGGTCGCCGGGACGTGGGCGTGCTGGCCGTCACCTCAGCCGACCGGTTGAATGCGGGCTGGACCGCAGCGCAGCGGGCGCGGGCACGTGGCCTGCCGCAGGCGCAAAGCCATATCGAGACCTTGCTGGCTCAGCTGCCCAACCATTGCAAGCTGATCACGGTGATTGACGGGCATCCCGCAACCCTGAGCTGGCTGGGGAGCGTTCAGGGGCATCAGTCTATTCCGCTTGGCGTCGAGCATTTTGGTCAAACCGGCACCATCGGCGATCTCTACCGTCACTTCGGCATCGACGCGCAAGCCATCACCGCAGCCGCAGACGGGCTAACCGCAGGCAAACGGCTGAAAGTCGTATAA